Proteins encoded together in one Lathyrus oleraceus cultivar Zhongwan6 chromosome 5, CAAS_Psat_ZW6_1.0, whole genome shotgun sequence window:
- the LOC127078843 gene encoding uncharacterized protein LOC127078843, which yields MAIKIKEKMQKKIDASFLITSEYPQWLAKIVPVPKKDGKILLSEYDNEYHTLKVIKGSVLVDHLAHQPIDDYESINFEFPYEDVMYLKAKDYNEPLPNEGPEPGSQWGLIFDGAVNVYGNGIGAVIITSHGSHVPFTPRLTFKLTNNMAEYEACIMGLEEAIDLRIKNLDVYGDSALVVNQIKGEWETLQPGLIPYKDYARRLSTFFNKIEFHHIPREENQMEDALATLASMVIVNH from the exons ATGGCGATCAAAATCAAAGAGAAAATGCAAAAGAAGATTGATGCAAGTTTCCTTATCACATCAGAGTATCCGCAGTGGTTGGCCAAAATTGTGCCAGTTCCCAAGAAGGACGGGAAG ATCCTCTTGTCCGAATATGACAATGAGTATCACACCCTGAAAGttatcaaaggaagtgtcttggTCGATCATTTAGCTCATCAGCCAATCGACGATTATGAGTCTATAAATTTTGAATTCCCATATGAAGATGTGATGTACTTAAAAGCCAAAGATTACAATGAACCACTGCCAAATGAAGGGCCAGAGCCAGGTTCTCAATGGGGTTTAATATTTGATGGAGCAGTTAATGTgtatggtaatggtattggggcagtaatcatcaCTTCTCATGGCTCACATGTCCCTTTTACTCCAAGATTAACATTCAAGTTAACGAACAACATGGCGGAATACGAAGCTTGCATCATGGGTctagaagaagccattgatcttagaataaAAAATCTTGATGTTTATGGAGACTCAGCTCTAGTTGTCAAtcaaattaaaggagaatgggaaactcTTCAACCTGGCCTaatcccatacaaagactatgcaaggAGGTTATCTACTTTCTTCAACAAGATTGAATTTCATCACATCCCTCGTGAGGAAAATCAAATGGAAGATGCCTTGGCAACTTTGGCTTCCATGGTCATTGTTAATCATTAG